In Monodelphis domestica isolate mMonDom1 chromosome 1, mMonDom1.pri, whole genome shotgun sequence, the sequence TATTGATGTTTAAAAGGTAAGGATATACACATACATAGTCATCTCAGGACAGTAGTCCCTTagaataaacattttataatattgctttattttgcattgtgatcctttaaaattttcatcTGGTGAGAATAGCCAGCCATCTGGCaagttttttgctttcttttacaGGCTGTTCTCAAGATTTCACTTGTAATACATCTTGCAGCTTCCTCAAGGAAGAAGATGTGCCTCTGAGCCCCTCTATGGCCACAGCAGGTGTGTCCTGCAAAGCAGAGCCTGAAAACGATACTTGCCAGCCCCCCAGTTTTTTGCCCTTTGCCTCTTCTAAGGCTGATGGGGACGGACCTTTGCCCAACCAACCTCCTCCTCGTCGAATTAGGCAGAGGCGACGCTCACTAGCCAATACTATCTCTGCTGAAATGGCCAGGAACAGGAGATTAACATGGGACCTAGCCAAACGATCAGAGGCACATCTGGACAGGCTAATTGCCATTGGGGAGCGGGCTAATGCTCAACGTGAGGTTGACAATGTTCTCCGCAGAGAATCAGTGCTAGCAGTAAACCAATTGGCTACAACTGTGGAGGGGGCAATAAGTGCCCTGCACCAATTCAATGAACTTCTGGACCATTCTCTAAACCCTGGAAAATCCTAACTAGCAGCTGGGAAAACTGCTATTCCACTGTCCTGGGCCTTTGCTGGTCCTGGACATTGTGGTGGGAGGGACCTGAGACCAACAGGAAAGGTAAGGTTCAACCCTCCTGGGAGAGCAGCATTGTTGGGATCTTCACCAAAATATTGTAGAATAGGTATTTTGTGGTTTATTCTCTTAAACCTTTTGGTGTTCGCTCATTGTCCATCTcaattttagataaataaaattttgtttctatACAATTGTGAAAAGTCTTCTGCTTAATGAACATAAAAACAAAGCCATCTCTCCCCATTGATTCTAGATCATCGAcgtcctcttttattttttctgcccGTACAGGTGGCAAACTGCCTAATGTTAATTGTGCTTAGCAGAGGAAAACTACAGATTAGGGGAAAGGAAATACTAGCCCAGAACACTAGATATCTTGATACAGCCTTTCCAAAAATAAGCATAGTGTTGAGGAATGAGAAAGAGGCTTCTGAAGGTTATTTAGGCCTCGTGCACTTAAGCCATTCTGCATCGATGGACATTATTCCTTTCTTGAAGATATTTCAGAAAGTCAGCTCTATGGTCTCCCTCACtactccattttttttatttaatcaattacaCATCCtaataatacttattttccttatatttagcTAAAATTCCCTTATTAAGTTACAGGTGGTCCTTTGGGTAATATTTCATAATTTAAGTTACTGCTAGTCTCAGTAATTCAGTTCCTATAACTTCTCCATTAGGCCTATTTTCTACCCCTTTAATCATGTCATTGTTCTCCCTGGTCTCTAGATCTTTAAAATTATAAGACCACTGAGAGAAAAGATCATAGAGCTCGCTGAATAGAAAGAGGAGATGATCACTTTTCATGCTATATTCTATTTAGAGACTAGTCTTTTTTTAATGCTACTATCCTTGATGTAAAGAACAATTAAATTCAAACAAGCTAATTATTCAGTGCAATTCAGTGCTTGTCAGGATTTTGCTATGTGCAAATAGTTTTGACTCCAAGGAATTTACTAGGGGATACCTCTCAAAAACGTAATATTAAATAAGAGAGAATTTGATAAGTTGGGAAAATGAAAGTTAACAACTAGGGAACTAGGAGTgacttcacattaaaaaaatgaccTATAATCTCAGCTCTAAAGAAAGTCAGGTTCTGAGAGGccaaggggagaaggaagaaggggatgCCAACCAGGGGTGCTTGGTCTTTACAAAGGCAGAACTAGAAATTCAGGGACAAGTAGTCCAATTTGGTATATGGAACCATGTGTAACTGAAGTAGAACATTTATAATCGTATTGGATAAAATTGGacttacattttataaatatgtgaATTTcactagttgtttttttttttaacccttaccctctatTTTAGCATCAGCACTaaatatgagttccaaggcagaagagcaataaactAGGCAATTtaagttaaatgactagcccagggtcacatagctaagacatGTCTGAGGGCACATTGAACCTGGGACtgcctgtctccagacctggctctctatccattgagcaacctagctcCCTTCATTGTactgtttcttttaaaataatgactTTGCTGCCAATTTTATGGTTGCTAGGCAATGATCTTTCAACTTATATGTTGTTTGGGATGGTAGGTTTTTACTTCTTATTCCTCTGCCAAATCCCATTCTGATAGTgaggtttttttcctttgagggGACTCTATTGACCAGTTCTGTCCAGCATTTCCCCATGTCTCAATTAATAGTAGTGACAATTgacttttcaaaatgttttcatatttttcatctcattttttgTGTGATAGCAATCATGAGAGATGGGTTTTACCTCTCAACTTTATAGATGAGATTTGGCTAGGTTATGATTTGCTTAATCGATGATACTAAACCCATATTTTCACAACTTCCTACCCATTCACTACCACACTAAGCCCTCTGATTCCTTACACAATGTACCGTATGAAAGCAGTGACTGAAGCAATTGGAAGTTGCTGGGAATCCGTGTGCAGAGTATGTTACTGGCCCAACATTCTGTCAGTTGAAATAGAGGAAGACAGGAAACCCAACAGCAGATACAGTTTTATGTGTGACTGGGCCTGATGGTTTgagaaaaatgatttcaaaagaGTGATTCCGGCAATGtactatgtacacatgtataaccATCCTAAACCAGCAAGCTCTCCTTAATTGGTGGTGCCTCATTAATTCCATAATTAAATCCTTAGAGAAAATTCTtgtgaaaaagatttttaaagaaaacgtTTACATGTGACATTTtgaatgttattttttatattgttcattttttaaagtaagaaatcttataaaacccaaacccccaaacataaacctaaataaacaattgaaaaattgtatgctttcatctgcattctgactccaatagttctctctggaggtggagagcattctttgtcctaagtccctcacaattgtcACGTGACTTACTTTGGCACCTCCCACTTCTAAATTTTCAGACAGTgaatagtttttgttgttgttcagacctCAAGCCACAAAAATCAGTTTTCTTGGGTTTATGTTCATTTTGGCATTTGGTGAATAATTTTATCTTTGCCCATTTCCACAAgtgaattcattctttaaaatatgtaGATCCCCAGTGAAAGTTAACTGaatatcttaatattttaaatgttaaaaataaacacatttttaaaaaaataatgatgtaGATGTGGAACCCATAATCTTTATGAATAGAACATTGAAAGCAGTTATCCAAGTAATTCACATAAAATTACTTTTCTCCCAGCTGCTCCA encodes:
- the GANC gene encoding neutral alpha-glucosidase C isoform X4; amino-acid sequence: MEAAGSEDAISFQDEAVDKSIFKDCNKIGFYRRQKLLPRKNTYRALLDSVTSGKDSTKFQIINEVNKLRHRDQSLGDLDTLMEEESRVQEVPQDLTIRQHPTWWEAEETEVSHLPIKTENDEEPVDQTPGCSQDFTCNTSCSFLKEEDVPLSPSMATAGVSCKAEPENDTCQPPSFLPFASSKADGDGPLPNQPPPRRIRQRRRSLANTISAEMARNRRLTWDLAKRSEAHLDRLIAIGERANAQREVDNVLRRESVLAVNQLATTVEGAISALHQFNELLDHSLNPGKS